GAACTACTGACCTTGCGCGGGATCATCACGGATCTCAAGCAGGGCGTGGGGCGAATCGTGTGCGTGTTGGGCGAAGCGGGCTTGGGCAAAACACGTCTCGTGAGCGAGGCGCATAAAGCGTTCAACGAACTGGGCAACGCCGCGGGCAAGTGGTACGAAACGACGAGTCTCTCGTACGAAACCAATCAGGCGTACGGATTATTCCAACACTTGATTCGCCGCGTGAGCGAAATCGGCTATGAAGACCCGCCGCGCATCGTGCGTGAAAAACTCGCGTCGTTGGTCGAAGGTGTGGCGGAGGAACGTCGCGCGTCGGCGCGCCAACTCTTTGACGCGTTGTTCGGCTTGGAGAGCGAAACCGCGGGCGCGCCGCTTGACAGTGAAACGTTCAAACGCGAGCTGTGCCTAGCAATGCGCGATTGGTGGCGCGCGCGCTTTTCCCAGCAACCGACCGTTCTGGTTTTCGACGATATGCACTGGAGCGATGCGTCCTCCATCGAAACCTTGCGCCAACTTTTGGTGTTGACCGAAGAGATTCCGCTCGTCGTGATGTGCGTTCTGCGTTCCGAGCGTCAATCGCCCGGCTGGCAGATCAAGGTCGCTGCCGACACCGAGTATCAACATCGTTACACCGAAGTCGCTCTACGCCCGCTCTCCGATGCGGAGAGCAACGAACTCTTGAATCGCTTGCTGGCGATGCCGGAACTGCCCACGCGTTTGCGCGCGAGTATTCTCGAAAAATCCGGCGGCAATCCGTTCTTCATCGAAGAAGTCGTGCGGACGTTGATTGACAGCGGCGCGGTCATCGCCGAAGAGCGGACCGTCAACGGCGTGACGCGGCGAGTGTGGAAGGCGACGAGCGCGGGCGCGGACTTTGCCATCCCCGATAATTTACAATCGCTGTTAGCGGCGCGGATGGATCGGCTCGAAGACGCGACGCGCGCGACGTTGCAAATCGCCTCGGTCATCGGGCGTTCGTTCTATCGGCGCGTTTTGCAATTGGTGGATGAAGCAAGCCAGGATGTGGATAAACACCTGGGCACGCTGATCCGTCTCGAAATGATTCGCGAAGCCGCGCGCGTGCCCGAACTGGAATACGCATTTCGCAATCCCTTGACCCAGGAAGCAGTGTACAAAACGATCCTGCTGAAACGCCGCCGCGCGTTTCATCGCCGCGTTGGTGAAGTGATGGAGACCTTGTTCGCGGAGCGGTTGGAAGGATTGTATGGCTTGCTAGCATACCACTTTACGCAGGCGGGCGAACGCGCCAAAGCCATCGTGTACGCGCGCCAAGCCGCACAGCAAGCGGTCGCGGTGTACGCGTACGATGAAGCCATCCAGAATCTTCGCCACGCGCTCGAGTTGATCGAGCCAGGCGATCAAACCGAGATTCATCTGGGATTAATCGAAGAGCTGGCAGACGTGTACCGGCTCGTGCGCGATTTCGCGCAGGCGATCGCGCTCTACCGGCAAGCGCTCGATTTGTCGCGCGAGATGAAGGGCGACAAGATTATCGTGGTGCGTTTGCATCGCAAGATCATCCAAAGCGTAACCGATGCGAAATGGTCGGTGGACGCGGCAGTGTATCGCCAGGTGAGCGAAATCCGGATGGAATCGCGCGCACAGGTGGAAGAAAATTTGCGAACGCTGACCAGCGCGCCCCCGCACCCAGAAACCGTGCAACTCCTCACCGCGCTTTCGATAGATGCGTGGCGCAACCAGACGCCGCCCGATTGGGATATCGCACAACGGTTCGCGCAGAGCGCGGTGGAGATGGCAGAGCAACTCGACGATGCCGGGATGTTGTCCAAAGCATTGGGCGCGCTGGCGAATGTGTTGGACGGGCGCAGTCTGTTGCGCGAGCATTTGGATTTGGCGAATCGCCGCTTGGAGATCAGCCGCGCGGCAAATTTGGGCGACGCGCGCGAAAGCATTGATGCGTTGCGCGGGGTCGGCGTCGCGCTGATGTATTTTGGCGAATACGCCCAAGCTCTGCCCTATCTGGCGGAAGCGGAAAATGATGCCGCGCGTATCCAGGCGACGGAGCAACAGGTGAATACGATCGGGATTCAAGCGCACTGTTTGTTTCGCTTGGATCGGTGGGACGCGGTTCTCGCAACGGAAGAACGCTGGCGCGACCTCGAGCGACGGTATTCGCGCGAGCGTGTGGGCGAGACCTGATTTTTCGTCGCGCTGAGCGCGACGGTCCACGCGTTGCGTGGCGAGCAGGAACGAGCTCGAGTCTATACCCAGGAATCGTACGCCTATATGATCGGAATGTCTGGGCAACCCGATCAATGGCAGAGGAATCAGTTTTACTGAAGGTCTCTGCCCTTGCAGGCAGAGGGCGAGTTCGCTCTCGTCAAAGAAAACATCGAGCGCGCGCTCGGATTATCGGGGCAGCCGGTCAAGCGCGGCTCGATGGCGCACGACCACGACGTGTATATGATGTTGGCGGACGGCGCGGCGCGCGCGCGCGATCTGATCGCGTTACGCGCGTACACGCCGCGGCTGGAAGAACTCGCGCAGCGTGACGGTCACAAATTGTATCTTGCGATTGCACATCGCGCATGGGGGGTCGCACATGCGCTAGCGGACGAGTCCGCTAAAGCGGAAACGCGTCTGAATCAAGCGCGTGAATTATTCCAAGGATTGGAGACACGATGGCAAATCGCGCGCACAATGTACGAACTAGGTGAACTAGAACAGGCGCGGCACAATGTCGCGGCGGCGCGTGATTGGTTCGCGCAAGCACTCACGCTCTTCGAGGCGATGTCCGCGCGACCGGACGCAGACCGCACCCGCGCGGCGTTGGCGGCGTTACAATAAGCATCGCGCCATAAGCGAGGGATTCAATGAACGATGAAATGCTCAAGGTGAATATCTTGACGATCACAGTGGCAGGATTTTTGATGTTGTTGACCGGTTTGTTGCTCTATCTTTTCCGCTCGACTGTTTCTGAAAACATGCGTTTCATTTTGCCGATTCCCCCGCTCGGCGTCGCCGCCTATGTCTTTGTGTTCAACTTGTTCAGTCATTACCATGGGAAATTGCCCGGCAACATTGGGGACACGCTCCGCGAACTGGTGCTCAGCGCAGTCATTGCAGGCATCATCTTTTGCGCGTTCATCGTGATCAACGTGGCAATTACCAATCTCCTCAAGGATATCCTGTAGATCATCAGGGCGGCATCAAACTCAATACACTGGGTTGGGCACACGAACGCAGATTGGGTGTGGGTGGGTGAGCCAGATTGGCGTCCCAGGGTGAGAATCCGCAATGCCAGAAGATAAAGCGCCGGTGAAGAACAACCTGCCAATTCCTCTCACGCGCTTCATCGGGCGCGAGAAAGAAATCGCCGAGGTCAAGCGGCTGCTAGACCCTTCGGGTTTTCGCGCAAGCGACCCGAAGGGTCTGGGTACGCGCTTGCTCACACTTACCGGCGCGGGCGGTGCGGGCAAAACGCGGCTCGCGTTACAAGTTGCCGACGATCTACTCGCCGCGTTTCCCGATGGTGTCTGGCTGATCGAGTTAGCGTCGCTCGCGGATCCCGCGCTCGTTCCGCACTCTGTCGCGTCCATTTTCGATTTGCGTCAAGCTGGTCAAGTCACGGCGATTGATCTGCTCAAGAATTTTCTCCACGCGAAAAATGGACTCCTTGTGTTGGACAATTGCGAGCATGTGATTCATGCTTGCGCGCAATTAGTCGAGACACTTTTGACGAGTTGCCCCGATTTGAAAATTTTGGCGACGAGTCGCGAAGGATTGAATATCGCGGGCGAGATCACTTTTCGCGTGCCGCCGCTCGCGCTTCCGCATCTCCAACAATTACCGCCGCTCGAATCGTTCGCGCAGTTTGAAGCGATTCGCTTGTTCATCGGGCGCGCGCGTGACGCGCGACCTGATTTTGAATTGACGAACGCGAACGCGCCAGCCATCGCGCAAATCTGCGCGCGCCTTGATGGGATGCCCCTCGCGCTCGAACTTGCTGCCGCGCGCGTCAAGACGTTGGCGGTCGAACAGATTGCCGCGCGGCTCGACGATTCGTTTCGATTGCTCACCGGTGGAAGTCGCACGGCTCTGCCGCGTCAACAAACTTTGCGCGCGGCGATGGATTGGAGCTATGATCTATTATCGGCGCAAGAACAGATCGCGTTGAATCGCGTGTCGGTGTTCGCGGGCGGGTGGACGCTTGAGGCGGCAGAGGCGATTTGCGCGGACGTGGTGACGCGGCGGCAGGATGACGCGGAGAATGAAATCATCGCGTCAGAGGTTTTTGATTTGCTATCGCGTCTCGTGGACAAATCGCTCGTGCTCGCGGAAACGCGCGGCGGCGCGACGCGCTATCGAATATTGGAGACGATTCGGCAATATGTCTGGGAGAAATTGGTCGAGTTGGGCGAACGCGAGAATGTGCAGAATCGCCATTTGGAATATTTTGTGAATCTGGCTGAAGAAGCCGAACCCAAACTGCGCGGCGCAGAGCAAGGGAGGTGGTTAAATCGTTTGGGCGCCGAGTTGGACAATTTCCGAGTCGCGCTCGATTGGTCAACCAGCACCCAGAAAATTCAAATGGGATTACGCTTGGGAGGAGCGTTGTGGGATTTTTGGGGCAAGCGCGCTCTTTGGACTGAGGTGTACGAACGATTGGTCAGCTTGTTGAAAGGAAACGAAGGAAAAACACTGACGCGTGCAAACGCCTTACGCGTTGCCGCAGAAATGGCGAGTCGTTCTGGATATGCTAATGAGGTGCGTCCACTCTTTGAAGAAAGCATTCAGATTCTGCGGGACTTGGGTGAAGAAGGCAAGCATTGGCTTGGTCATACGCTGGCGCGCTACGCGTGGGCAAATCTTGATCGCGATCTTGTTCACGCATGCGCGCTTGCCAAAGAAAGCATCCAGACGAGTCGTCAAGCGGGCGATCTTTTTTGTTTAGCGTCCAGTCTATTTTCCCTGGGCTTGGTCATGCGGCGTCTCTCTGACTATGCAACATCGCGTTCTGCGCTTGAAGGGAGTGCAGCACTGTATAAAGAAATGCGAAACATGCACATGTACGCTCAAGTTCTAAACAACTTGGGAATGATTGATTACTTTGAAAAAAATCTGCCTCAGGCAAAGGATTACATCGAGCGAGCGTTGAGCATCCACCAAGAAATGGGTGACAAATTTGGCGCGGCAACGTCACGTCCGGCGTTGGGGGACATTGCGCGACGACAAGGCAACTATACGGAAGCAAGCGCGCTCTTGCAAAAGAATTTGTCGGTTCATCGCGATATGGGACAAGCCCATCAATTACTCGTCCTCGATTTGTACTACCTGGGTATGTTGGAACTGACCAGAGGAAACTTGGGCGAATCGAACAATTACTTGAAAGAAGGTATCGTGCAAGCGAGAAAAGGCGACCTCCGATACTATCTTCCATCCTTGATGGATGCGCTTGGCTACCTCGCCACCGTGGTGCAACTTCCCGAACGCGCGGCGCGGCTGTTTGGCGCGGCAGAGTTGTTGCGCGAACAATTGGGAACCCCGATGCCACCGGTCTATCGCGACGATTGCGAAAAATATCTTCCCCGTACGCGCGCCCAACTCGACGCCGCCGCCTTCAACGCGGCATGGGCAACAGGTCAAGCGATGACGGTAGAGCAAGCCATCGAGTTTGCCCTCGCCGAAATCAAAATTCCCGATATGCCGGATGCGCCAGCACTCTCACCTCGCCAAGCCGCGAAAGAAAAATTCGGCGGACTGACCGCGCGCGAACGCGAGGTCGCCGCATTGATCGCGCAAGGAAAATCGAATCGTGAGATTGCCGAAATGCTCGTGTTGAGTGAACGCACGATTGAAGGACACGTTGGCAACATTCTCGACAAGTTGGGTTTCAGCGCGCGCACACAGATTGCGGCGTGGGCGGTTGAGATAGGATTGTTTCAAAGCAACAAGCAATCGTGACACTGATTCATGGACGGTTCGATTACGATCCCGCAGAACTCTGCCGGAGGCGCAGGTCTCGCCATCGCGAAACCGGTGCCAGGGTCTTTTAATCATGGCTCAATCCGACTTCCTGAATCATCTCCTGAAACAATTTCTCTAATTTTCCCCGATCCAGATTTTTTGTTTCAATAATCAGATGCTTGGCGTCGAACTCATCCCACTTGTCGGTTAAAAGCCGGATGCCAAGCGCGTCCATGTGATGATAATAGTCAGTCCCAGGAAACGGGGTGGTAAACGCCAAACTCACCTGTGCGCCCATCGTGACCAGTTCTTTCATGAACTGCTGCTGCTCGCGGATTGTTGCGGTCGTATCCTGCGGGTGCGGAAACATGAAGGAACATAGTACCGATAGACCGGCATCGCGCGCCATTCCGACTGAATGCTTGACCTGCTCCAAGGTTATTTTCTTGGCGATGGCACTCATGACCTCTTGCGAGCCGGTTTCAACGCCAAAGGTGATCGCGTAACAACCCGATTCGACCATTCGTTCAATGAGTTCTTGATCCACCAAGTCCACGCGAGTGGTGCATCCCCAGCGCCAAGGAAAAATCTCTTTCAGTTTTTTGGACTGTTCGCACAGCCGGAGTATCCGCGCGCGATTCAGCGTGAAGGTATCATCGGAGAAACTGATGTCCGCGTCGCCGTTTTCACCGTAGAGATGGAGAATCTCTTTGATTACATTGTCGTTACTCCGGAATCGCCGTCCGCCTTGCCAGATATTGTTGACGGCGCAAAAACAACAATTGAATGGACAACCTCCGCGTGACAATAACACCTGCCCCGGTTGTTCATAGAGTGGAAGCGGGAAAAGTTCTCTAGACGGGAAGGGCAGTTCATCGGGATTGGCAATGAACGGACGGTCGGGAGTCACGCGGATTTTTCCATCCTGCCGGTACGCGATTCCCTTGATCTGCGACAGGTCGCCGATATTTCGAATGAGGCAGTCGGCTAACTCAAGCATGGAATATTCGCCCTCACCCCGAACCACGACGTCAACGCTTTTATTTTTCAGGATATCGGCGTACATGACCGTCGCGTGGGGACCACCCATAATCACGGTTGTGCCTGGATCAATCTGCTTGGCGAGTTCCGCGAGTTTCAGACCGTTGGGATACGTCTCGGTCAACACGGAAATGCCGAGAAGGCGCGGCGACCACTGCTGGAGGATGATGCGCATGTGATGCGGGTCGTCCGTCATGAAATTGAAATCCTGAGCCGTGACGCCATATCCATGTTGTTGCAACACGGCGGCAATGTACGCCAGTCCAAGCGGCGGACTAAGCCGCGAATGTTTACTTTTGATTTTGACGCCGGCGCTTGCTAATAAGATATCCATCTCTCAACCTGCCTCTACTTGATTATGCAGTACGCGTATCGCATCTGTCAAATCAAGAGGGCTTCCTTCTACTCGACGGGAAGCCCTCCGCACTACGCCTGAATTTCTTGATCCGATTTACGCCAGCTTGTTTGCTGCCACCAGCGCGTCCGCCACAAAGCCCAGCCCTAGCCCTTCCAATAGCTTTCGGGTGGGCCAGCCGGTCTTGAGGTCCCAACCTTCGACGGTATAAAAGTTGTCCTTGAATTGCTCGATGCCTTCCTTAGTAAAGTAGACTTCCTTCAAACCGCTGTAGTCCCATTTGCCATTCTCGTAGACCGGATAGTTCGTGGTGCCACTGTGCCCGGCGCAGAGGAACATCTGGCTCTTGTCCGTACCCATGCCGCCATACGCCGCGCCCGGCTTGTACATGAATCCGGCGAATTGCTCCAGGTCGCGATGTCGCCCTTGCAACACCCAGATGGCATGGTCTATGTTGTAGATTTTCTGACCCAGGGTCATGCCATCCTTGAATGTCATGTTCTGACCGGTCACGGCATTGTAAAACTTGGGTTCCGCATCCGGGGTCAGACCGACCTTGGCGCGGGTGCTGGTCATGAAGCTGGGAATGTAGTTGCTTTGGTCACAGTACAACACCGATTGTTTCCAGAACCGGCTATAGTGCCGCATCCAGGCGATGAGTTTCGCGCCATGGATCGAATAGACGCCGTCAGGTCCGTGACCGTAGTTGACCATCAACGGGTCGCCTTCGTACGGAATCAATTTCTTTGCCGCGATGTTGGCAACTTGCTCCGCCGTGGTGGTTTTGACGACATCCGCGGAGGGGAACAGCGTTCGCATCGAGTGTTCGTTGATCTCGCGTTCGGACATCAACGAGCCAAGCGCCCAGGTGTGTTCCATCGTCGTGTGGTACGGATAGCCCCACTGCGGGAATTGCAGTAAACCGCTTTCCAGGTCTTCTTCGAGTCTGCCCCACTTTGCCGCCGCTCGGATCGCGCCTTCGGCTAGGTCAGCGCCGATGCCGGTTCGGCTGGATAATGCTTTCAACCATTCTTCGGCAAAGCCCAACGTGCCGTACGCTTCCATCGGCAGAGGTTTCGTATCAATCTTTTTGCCGGGACCAGCCACGCCCATTTCGTACAACTTGCGGACGTACTGATGCGACATGTACTGTTCCATCGCATCGAGTCCGTAGCGTTGAATCAAGTCGGTTGCGCGGCGAGCTTCCATCGCGGACATATTCGGGTTGACGAACGGCAGACTTCTGCCCGCATACCAGTAGGTATCTACGCACTGGGATTCATTGTTGGTGTTCGATGCTGAACGCGTTCGACACGGAATAGAACAACCCGAACAACCGGACGCTCTGAACGTCGCAACTTGCGCAGTATCAGCCGCGACCCCCAACGTATTCTCTTTAATCCACAAGCGAGCTTCCATCAGCGCCTTGGGGTCAGCCACTTGAATCATGCCAGTCCCAATCACGCTGATTGCCTTGAGATTCTTCGAGCCCCAGACTCCGCCAAAGCCGCTTTCTCCCGCGCCGTTGCCGGCATCGTGAATCAGCGCGGCAATGCGCGATTGATTTTCGCCGGCGAGACCGGTGCAGAGAACGGCTGGTCGTTGCGTGCTAAAGCCGTTGCCAACCGTGCTCCACTGACCGGCGGAAACATTGCCGGCTTGCAATGCCCAGAGATAAGATTGCGTATCCCAACAGTCCATGCCTTTGATAGCTTTGGCATCCTCAATCGTCACCTTGTCATCAACGATCTTGAGCCAAGAGAGCGCGTTCGCTTTGCCTTCAATGACAATGCCGTCCCAGCCCGCCATTTTCAGCAAGGGACCGAAACGTCCGCCAAAGTTGCTGCGATTGAACCACTCGATTGGGTACGGTTGGGGCGCGATACCCTGGACTTCGACGCGTCCCGCACAAGGCGCTTGCGTGCCGGTGATGGGCGAGGTCATGATCGTGACGACATTCCCAGGATCGTTGAATTTGATCGTCTTGTCTTTGCACAAGTCCCAAAAGATCGCGGTGCCTATGCCGTGACCGCCACCCCACTGCTGATACTGACTCGTTGGGATAGACGTGATGGTTTGGGTCGTTAGATTGACCCTGAGAATCTTGCCTGCATATCCGTTAGCCATATTTACCTTCCTTAATCCTTGTAGTTAGTTGTCCCTAACCTGCGCTCGCTTAGGTCTTTCTCAGGTTCACGTCATAGCCGCCGTCATCCGTCTGATCGGGCGTTTTGTTCACGACCGAAATCGCGCCCATCGGGCAGACAAGCACACACGCTTGCTGCGGCTTGGAGGCATCGGGTTTGTTAAAGTACGGTGTGTTGGTACACAAGTCGCACTTGGTGGCTTTCTTTGTAGCCGTGTCCCACATCGTTCGGTGAGGCGGATGCGGGCACGTCTTCAGGCAGGTCTGGCAACCGATACACTTGGCTTGGTCAATGACGCGCACGTTTCCATTCACCGCATCCACCTTACACGCGCCGGTCGGGCAATTGTCCACGCACAACGGATCGGTGCATTGGCGGCACTGGTACATGGTCAGATCATACGGGAATGCCTGAAGCGAATTCTGGACAATCTGGATTCGCGATGCCGAAAGACTTGCCGCGCCTTCGTGGACGATGGAACAGGTAAACATGCAAGTCAGACAACCCGCGCATTTCTTGCTGTCTACGACCAGGTACTTTTCAGCCGCGGCTGGCTTGGCAACGGGCTTTTCGACCGGGATCTTTTTGATGACGACTTCTGGAAGCATGGGGACCCCAACCAACCCACGCACCACACTCCCTGCAACGACCGCGCCGCCGCCGATTACAAACTCACGCCGGGAGACACCCTTCTTTGTTTCATCCATGTTTCTCTCTGACCCCCTTTCAAACTAAAGAACACTCCAAAGCGATCGGATGTGATTTCCGAGTCGCGCATGCACAAAAAACGAAATCTCACGATGCCGCCGGCAGGCAACACCGAGAGATTTCGCGACCCTCGTCATGGGTCACCACCGAAATTATCGCCAATCAGCGCGTGGCTCGCCATACTCGTTCGAGTGATTTTGGAAATAAAAACCGGGCTATTTTTCAATAGCCCGGTCGAGTTATGCGTGGAATTCGTTATCGCCCGGAAGAGTTACTTGGATTCGCTCCTTCGTGAACCAGACCTTGCCGAACAGCGTAGACGGCGGCTTGAATTCGATTACTGAGATGCAGTTTTTCGAGAATG
The Chloroflexota bacterium genome window above contains:
- a CDS encoding B12-binding domain-containing radical SAM protein gives rise to the protein MLQQHGYGVTAQDFNFMTDDPHHMRIILQQWSPRLLGISVLTETYPNGLKLAELAKQIDPGTTVIMGGPHATVMYADILKNKSVDVVVRGEGEYSMLELADCLIRNIGDLSQIKGIAYRQDGKIRVTPDRPFIANPDELPFPSRELFPLPLYEQPGQVLLSRGGCPFNCCFCAVNNIWQGGRRFRSNDNVIKEILHLYGENGDADISFSDDTFTLNRARILRLCEQSKKLKEIFPWRWGCTTRVDLVDQELIERMVESGCYAITFGVETGSQEVMSAIAKKITLEQVKHSVGMARDAGLSVLCSFMFPHPQDTTATIREQQQFMKELVTMGAQVSLAFTTPFPGTDYYHHMDALGIRLLTDKWDEFDAKHLIIETKNLDRGKLEKLFQEMIQEVGLSHD
- a CDS encoding AAA family ATPase, which produces MPFMICFNCNTPNRDQANFCKHCGTLLVQNCPRCNSALSNDASFCDHCGLRLVDSSGLFWQAARLESPRAQRISPTQPVTPPREATAPAPIPPSAPAKPEPRALHPATSESRLEQYIPQELKAKLDAARTSGEMVGERKQVTVLFSDIVNSTALAEKMDPEEWGEIVSGAHRRVSEAVYRYEGTIAQLLGDGVLAFFGAPITHEDDPVRAVHAALDILKQIRAYRDELLAKKRVPDFEMRIGLNTGLVVVGNIGTDLHMEYLAIGDAINLAARMEQTAQPGTVQIAPDTHKQVKSFFELEDLGGIEVKGKREPVPAYRVLGRKESAARPRGIEGLHAEMVGREQELLTLRGIITDLKQGVGRIVCVLGEAGLGKTRLVSEAHKAFNELGNAAGKWYETTSLSYETNQAYGLFQHLIRRVSEIGYEDPPRIVREKLASLVEGVAEERRASARQLFDALFGLESETAGAPLDSETFKRELCLAMRDWWRARFSQQPTVLVFDDMHWSDASSIETLRQLLVLTEEIPLVVMCVLRSERQSPGWQIKVAADTEYQHRYTEVALRPLSDAESNELLNRLLAMPELPTRLRASILEKSGGNPFFIEEVVRTLIDSGAVIAEERTVNGVTRRVWKATSAGADFAIPDNLQSLLAARMDRLEDATRATLQIASVIGRSFYRRVLQLVDEASQDVDKHLGTLIRLEMIREAARVPELEYAFRNPLTQEAVYKTILLKRRRAFHRRVGEVMETLFAERLEGLYGLLAYHFTQAGERAKAIVYARQAAQQAVAVYAYDEAIQNLRHALELIEPGDQTEIHLGLIEELADVYRLVRDFAQAIALYRQALDLSREMKGDKIIVVRLHRKIIQSVTDAKWSVDAAVYRQVSEIRMESRAQVEENLRTLTSAPPHPETVQLLTALSIDAWRNQTPPDWDIAQRFAQSAVEMAEQLDDAGMLSKALGALANVLDGRSLLREHLDLANRRLEISRAANLGDARESIDALRGVGVALMYFGEYAQALPYLAEAENDAARIQATEQQVNTIGIQAHCLFRLDRWDAVLATEERWRDLERRYSRERVGET
- a CDS encoding tetratricopeptide repeat protein, which produces MPEDKAPVKNNLPIPLTRFIGREKEIAEVKRLLDPSGFRASDPKGLGTRLLTLTGAGGAGKTRLALQVADDLLAAFPDGVWLIELASLADPALVPHSVASIFDLRQAGQVTAIDLLKNFLHAKNGLLVLDNCEHVIHACAQLVETLLTSCPDLKILATSREGLNIAGEITFRVPPLALPHLQQLPPLESFAQFEAIRLFIGRARDARPDFELTNANAPAIAQICARLDGMPLALELAAARVKTLAVEQIAARLDDSFRLLTGGSRTALPRQQTLRAAMDWSYDLLSAQEQIALNRVSVFAGGWTLEAAEAICADVVTRRQDDAENEIIASEVFDLLSRLVDKSLVLAETRGGATRYRILETIRQYVWEKLVELGERENVQNRHLEYFVNLAEEAEPKLRGAEQGRWLNRLGAELDNFRVALDWSTSTQKIQMGLRLGGALWDFWGKRALWTEVYERLVSLLKGNEGKTLTRANALRVAAEMASRSGYANEVRPLFEESIQILRDLGEEGKHWLGHTLARYAWANLDRDLVHACALAKESIQTSRQAGDLFCLASSLFSLGLVMRRLSDYATSRSALEGSAALYKEMRNMHMYAQVLNNLGMIDYFEKNLPQAKDYIERALSIHQEMGDKFGAATSRPALGDIARRQGNYTEASALLQKNLSVHRDMGQAHQLLVLDLYYLGMLELTRGNLGESNNYLKEGIVQARKGDLRYYLPSLMDALGYLATVVQLPERAARLFGAAELLREQLGTPMPPVYRDDCEKYLPRTRAQLDAAAFNAAWATGQAMTVEQAIEFALAEIKIPDMPDAPALSPRQAAKEKFGGLTAREREVAALIAQGKSNREIAEMLVLSERTIEGHVGNILDKLGFSARTQIAAWAVEIGLFQSNKQS
- a CDS encoding 4Fe-4S dicluster domain-containing protein, whose translation is MDETKKGVSRREFVIGGGAVVAGSVVRGLVGVPMLPEVVIKKIPVEKPVAKPAAAEKYLVVDSKKCAGCLTCMFTCSIVHEGAASLSASRIQIVQNSLQAFPYDLTMYQCRQCTDPLCVDNCPTGACKVDAVNGNVRVIDQAKCIGCQTCLKTCPHPPHRTMWDTATKKATKCDLCTNTPYFNKPDASKPQQACVLVCPMGAISVVNKTPDQTDDGGYDVNLRKT